In Alkalihalobacterium alkalinitrilicum, a genomic segment contains:
- the murB gene encoding UDP-N-acetylmuramate dehydrogenase — translation MEPFIQQLRDKDIGKVLVQEPLANHTTWKIGGPAEVLVEPKNIAALKKLMGIIRRENIPWRVIGRGSNLLVSDLGIEGVVIKLGDGISHLEIDGEEITVGGGYSVIKLAMVISKKGLSGLEFASGIPGSVGGAVFMNAGAHGSDISQILSKAHILFEDGTMKWLTNEELDFSYRTSKLQKENGICVEATFQLKAGNRDEIVRVMQKNKDYRRVSQPWNYPCAGSVFRNPLPNYAGQLIEKAGLKGFQLGGAQVSDMHGNFIVNVADAKADDVLSLIQHIKNTIREKFAVEIETEVEIVGKKENND, via the coding sequence ATGGAACCGTTTATTCAGCAACTTAGAGATAAAGATATTGGTAAAGTCCTCGTCCAGGAACCGTTGGCCAATCATACGACTTGGAAAATCGGTGGCCCAGCTGAAGTATTAGTTGAGCCTAAAAATATAGCAGCATTGAAGAAGTTAATGGGGATTATTCGAAGAGAGAATATCCCTTGGCGTGTTATTGGAAGAGGTTCAAACTTACTTGTCAGTGATCTAGGAATTGAGGGAGTTGTCATCAAATTAGGAGACGGAATTAGTCACCTTGAAATTGACGGTGAGGAAATTACCGTCGGTGGTGGCTATTCAGTAATCAAACTGGCCATGGTGATAAGTAAAAAAGGCCTTTCAGGATTAGAATTTGCTAGCGGGATTCCTGGGTCGGTCGGTGGTGCTGTTTTTATGAACGCAGGTGCTCATGGATCTGATATATCGCAAATTTTATCGAAGGCGCATATTCTATTTGAGGATGGCACAATGAAATGGCTTACAAACGAAGAATTAGACTTTTCTTACCGAACGTCTAAATTACAAAAGGAAAATGGAATTTGTGTTGAAGCGACTTTTCAACTAAAAGCAGGAAACCGTGACGAAATTGTGAGAGTGATGCAAAAAAATAAAGATTATAGACGTGTTTCTCAACCGTGGAATTACCCGTGTGCTGGTAGTGTCTTTAGAAACCCTTTACCTAATTATGCTGGTCAATTAATTGAAAAAGCGGGGTTAAAAGGATTTCAATTAGGTGGTGCTCAAGTTTCAGACATGCATGGAAACTTCATTGTGAACGTTGCAGATGCAAAGGCAGATGATGTACTAAGTCTTATTCAACATATAAAAAACACAATACGTGAGAAGTTCGCTGTAGAAATAGAAACAGAAGTTGAGATTGTAGGAAAAAAAGAAAACAACGACTGA
- the mraY gene encoding phospho-N-acetylmuramoyl-pentapeptide-transferase, whose product MFEQITLLFTLIASFLIAVILSPIIIPFLRRLKFGQSIRDEGPKSHQKKSGTPTMGGIMILLSILLTTVIIISKFLTFTTEIWLLLFVTLGYGLLGFLDDFIKVVMKRNLGLTSKQKLVGQLVIAIIFYLGLRMLDFSTEIVIPATNLSIDFGWLYFPLIIVMLVGASNAVNLTDGLDGLLAGTGAIAFGAFAVLAWNAEMFDVAIFCGAVVGAVLGFLVFNAHPAKVFMGDTGSLALGGAIAAVAILTKLEILLVIIGGVFVIETLSVIIQVVSFKTRGKRIFKMSPLHHHYELSGWSEWRVVVTFWLVGMLFAVLGIYLEVWI is encoded by the coding sequence ATGTTTGAACAGATTACATTACTATTTACATTAATCGCGTCCTTCCTCATTGCCGTAATATTATCCCCCATTATTATTCCTTTTCTGAGAAGGTTAAAATTTGGACAAAGTATTCGTGACGAAGGGCCAAAATCACATCAAAAGAAAAGTGGTACTCCGACGATGGGCGGTATTATGATTTTATTATCTATTCTTCTTACAACGGTTATAATAATATCGAAATTCTTAACGTTTACAACAGAAATTTGGTTACTTCTGTTTGTTACTTTAGGGTATGGATTATTAGGTTTTCTTGATGACTTTATTAAAGTCGTCATGAAAAGGAACTTAGGGCTAACGTCAAAACAAAAATTAGTAGGGCAGCTTGTAATAGCAATTATCTTTTATTTAGGATTACGCATGCTTGACTTTTCAACAGAAATTGTAATTCCAGCCACGAATTTATCCATTGATTTTGGTTGGCTTTATTTCCCGCTTATTATTGTTATGCTAGTTGGGGCATCTAATGCAGTCAATTTAACAGACGGATTAGATGGTTTACTTGCTGGAACAGGTGCAATTGCCTTTGGAGCATTTGCTGTCTTAGCTTGGAATGCAGAAATGTTTGATGTAGCAATATTCTGTGGGGCAGTTGTTGGTGCGGTATTAGGATTTTTAGTATTTAATGCTCATCCGGCAAAAGTCTTTATGGGGGATACGGGCTCACTTGCTTTAGGTGGTGCCATTGCAGCGGTTGCTATTTTAACTAAGCTCGAAATATTACTAGTGATTATCGGTGGAGTCTTTGTTATTGAAACACTTTCCGTTATCATTCAAGTTGTATCATTTAAAACGAGAGGTAAGCGGATTTTTAAAATGAGTCCTCTTCACCATCATTATGAGTTATCAGGATGGTCTGAATGGCGAGTGGTCGTTACATTCTGGTTAGTAGGTATGCTTTTTGCTGTATTAGGAATTTATTTAGAGGTGTGGATCTAG
- the murG gene encoding undecaprenyldiphospho-muramoylpentapeptide beta-N-acetylglucosaminyltransferase: MRVIVSGGGTGGHIYPALSLIQEIKKQYADAEILYIGTENGLESELVTRENIPFQTIKITGFRRKLSFENVKTIYRFLKGTNDSKKMIKQFKPDVVVGTGGYVCGPVVYAASQLNIPTAIHEQNSVPGLTNKFLSRYVDKIVLSFPESKKLFPEKKTVYLGNPRASEVISTDANRGRESVGLKEGKKSILIVGGSRGAKPINDAFLEVLPEMKNFDYQFLYVTGQVHYEKVMEAVRAKGNPDNVIIKPFIHNMPEVLAGVDLIVARAGATTLAEITALGLPSILIPSPYVTNNHQEKNARSLSVKGAAIVLLEKEMSGKVLLEDIDSIFKKTGKWEEMHKAALSLGMPKAAEHFVELLAELAKK; the protein is encoded by the coding sequence ATGAGAGTAATTGTTAGTGGTGGAGGAACTGGAGGACATATTTACCCTGCCTTGTCATTAATCCAAGAAATAAAAAAACAATATGCTGATGCAGAAATATTGTACATAGGTACGGAAAATGGATTAGAGAGTGAACTCGTAACCAGAGAAAACATCCCGTTTCAAACGATAAAAATTACGGGGTTCAGAAGAAAGTTATCTTTTGAAAATGTAAAAACAATTTATCGTTTTCTTAAAGGTACAAATGACTCAAAAAAAATGATTAAACAATTTAAACCAGATGTTGTCGTAGGAACGGGAGGGTATGTTTGTGGCCCAGTTGTTTATGCAGCTTCCCAATTAAATATACCGACTGCTATTCATGAACAAAATAGTGTTCCAGGGCTAACCAATAAATTTTTAAGTCGATATGTTGATAAGATTGTTTTATCCTTTCCAGAATCGAAAAAGCTCTTCCCAGAAAAAAAGACCGTGTATTTAGGAAATCCTCGAGCCTCAGAAGTTATCTCTACAGACGCAAACCGTGGTCGAGAGTCTGTTGGACTAAAAGAAGGGAAAAAATCTATATTAATTGTTGGTGGTAGCCGCGGAGCGAAACCGATTAATGATGCTTTTTTAGAAGTGTTACCCGAAATGAAAAACTTCGATTATCAGTTTTTATATGTGACGGGGCAAGTTCATTATGAAAAGGTAATGGAAGCAGTGAGAGCGAAAGGAAACCCTGATAATGTCATTATAAAACCGTTTATTCATAACATGCCAGAAGTATTAGCTGGTGTAGATTTAATTGTGGCAAGAGCAGGTGCGACAACTTTAGCTGAGATCACAGCGTTAGGATTACCAAGCATTTTAATTCCGAGTCCATATGTAACAAATAATCATCAAGAAAAAAATGCGCGTTCACTTAGCGTAAAAGGTGCTGCAATTGTTCTTCTTGAAAAAGAAATGAGTGGGAAAGTATTGCTTGAAGATATTGATTCCATTTTTAAAAAGACTGGAAAATGGGAAGAAATGCATAAAGCAGCTCTTTCTCTTGGAATGCCTAAAGCTGCGGAACATTTTGTAGAGTTACTAGCCGAATTGGCAAAAAAATAA
- the murD gene encoding UDP-N-acetylmuramoyl-L-alanine--D-glutamate ligase, whose translation MRNEQQFKNQHVLVLGLAKSGEAASRLLYRLGAHVTVNDSKPMEENPQARDLETLGIKVVCGAHPLTLLDEPVDFIVKNPGIPYTNPLVAEALKRGISVVTEVELASKISEADMVAITGSNGKTTTTTLIVEMLKNSGKEPLVAGNIGTVACEVAEKATDQNIIVTEVSSFQLQGTEKFHPKVAVLLNLFDAHLDYHGTKESYGHAKAKIFANLTEEDFYVVNVDDDFVVKLAEEVKGIKVPFSTTQEVVEGAYVKESTVYFKTERIIDRSDITLPGKHNLENILAAIAAAKTMGARTEQIVKVLKTFTGVEHRVQYVKTIEDRKFYNDSKATNILAAQAAVSAFSEPVILLAGGLDRGNSFDAFIPSLQKVKAVVTFGETKEKIMAAAKEAGVDVIKPVLNVEEAVPVAFDLSVAGDIILLSPACASWDQYKTFEQRGEKFIHAVEQLIQR comes from the coding sequence ATGAGAAATGAACAACAATTTAAAAATCAACATGTACTCGTTCTCGGTTTAGCCAAAAGTGGTGAGGCTGCAAGTCGCCTCTTATACCGATTAGGAGCTCATGTAACGGTAAATGACTCAAAGCCAATGGAAGAAAACCCTCAAGCGAGGGATTTAGAAACTTTAGGAATTAAAGTTGTTTGTGGTGCTCATCCATTAACATTATTGGATGAGCCCGTTGATTTTATTGTTAAAAATCCAGGAATTCCTTATACTAACCCCCTCGTTGCAGAAGCACTTAAACGAGGAATTTCTGTCGTAACTGAAGTAGAATTAGCATCAAAAATTTCAGAAGCTGATATGGTAGCTATTACAGGGTCTAATGGAAAAACAACAACGACAACGTTAATTGTAGAAATGTTAAAAAATAGTGGGAAAGAGCCACTTGTTGCAGGGAATATTGGAACCGTAGCTTGTGAGGTAGCAGAAAAAGCAACGGATCAAAATATTATCGTGACTGAAGTTTCAAGCTTCCAACTACAAGGCACAGAAAAATTTCATCCCAAAGTGGCTGTGTTATTGAACCTTTTTGATGCGCATTTAGATTACCATGGAACGAAAGAATCGTACGGACATGCTAAAGCTAAAATATTCGCAAACTTAACTGAAGAAGATTTTTATGTTGTAAATGTCGACGATGATTTTGTCGTAAAGCTTGCAGAAGAGGTTAAAGGAATAAAAGTTCCATTTTCTACTACTCAAGAAGTAGTAGAAGGAGCTTATGTCAAGGAAAGTACCGTGTATTTTAAGACCGAAAGAATAATAGATAGGTCTGATATTACTCTTCCAGGTAAGCACAATTTAGAAAATATATTAGCCGCTATTGCAGCTGCAAAAACTATGGGTGCACGTACGGAGCAGATTGTTAAAGTGTTAAAAACGTTTACAGGCGTCGAGCATCGAGTTCAATATGTAAAAACAATTGAAGACCGAAAGTTTTATAATGATTCGAAAGCCACGAACATTTTAGCAGCTCAAGCAGCTGTTTCAGCTTTTTCAGAACCTGTCATTCTATTAGCAGGAGGATTAGATCGAGGGAACTCATTTGATGCGTTTATCCCATCATTACAGAAAGTGAAAGCTGTTGTAACGTTTGGGGAAACGAAAGAAAAGATCATGGCAGCTGCTAAAGAAGCTGGTGTCGACGTCATCAAACCTGTTTTAAATGTGGAAGAAGCAGTCCCTGTCGCTTTTGACCTTTCAGTGGCGGGAGATATCATATTACTTTCGCCTGCTTGCGCGAGTTGGGACCAATATAAAACTTTCGAACAACGAGGCGAGAAATTTATTCATGCCGTTGAGCAGTTAATCCAAAGATAA
- the spoVE gene encoding stage V sporulation protein E: MPKTKTAPDFLLMIATIALLTIGVIMVYSASAVWAQYKFDDSFFFAKRQFFFAGVGVAAMLFIMNVDYWTWRKWSKVLLIICFILLIIVLIPGVGLVRGGARSWLGVGAFSIQPSEFMKMAMIAFLAKYLSENQKKITSLKRGLVPSLSLVLLAFGLIMLQPDLGTGAVMVGTCVIMIFVSGARIAHFVGLALIGVAGFVALIISAPYRIKRITSFLDPWSDPLGSGFQIIQSLYAIGPGGLLGLGFGESRQKYFYLPEPQTDFIFAIITEELGFIGGAVIILLFGILMWRGIRVALGAPDLFGSFLAVGIIAMVAIQVMINIGVVIGLMPVTGITLPFISYGGSSLTLMLVAIGVLLNISRFSRL, translated from the coding sequence TTGCCTAAAACAAAAACGGCACCAGATTTTCTTTTGATGATTGCAACAATTGCACTATTAACAATCGGTGTTATTATGGTATATAGTGCTAGTGCAGTATGGGCTCAATATAAGTTCGACGATTCATTTTTCTTTGCGAAACGTCAATTTTTCTTTGCAGGTGTAGGAGTAGCTGCAATGCTTTTCATTATGAATGTTGATTATTGGACGTGGAGAAAATGGTCTAAAGTATTACTCATCATTTGTTTTATTCTTCTCATTATCGTATTAATTCCTGGTGTTGGACTCGTACGTGGTGGAGCAAGAAGTTGGTTAGGTGTAGGAGCTTTTTCAATTCAACCGTCAGAGTTCATGAAAATGGCGATGATTGCGTTCTTGGCAAAGTATTTATCCGAAAACCAAAAGAAAATCACGTCTTTAAAACGAGGGTTAGTTCCATCATTATCTCTAGTTCTTCTAGCGTTTGGTCTTATCATGCTTCAACCAGACTTAGGAACTGGAGCAGTAATGGTAGGTACGTGTGTAATTATGATTTTTGTTTCTGGGGCGCGTATTGCTCATTTTGTTGGTTTAGCTCTCATCGGTGTCGCAGGCTTCGTTGCTTTAATCATTTCTGCGCCTTATAGAATTAAACGAATTACATCGTTTCTTGACCCATGGTCTGATCCTTTAGGAAGTGGCTTTCAAATTATCCAATCTTTATATGCGATTGGCCCAGGAGGATTGCTAGGCTTAGGATTTGGAGAAAGCCGGCAAAAGTATTTTTATTTACCTGAGCCGCAAACCGATTTTATTTTTGCAATAATAACTGAGGAATTAGGGTTTATCGGTGGGGCTGTAATTATTTTATTATTCGGTATTTTAATGTGGCGAGGTATTCGAGTTGCTTTAGGAGCCCCTGACTTATTCGGTAGCTTTTTAGCGGTTGGTATTATTGCTATGGTTGCTATTCAAGTTATGATTAACATAGGGGTTGTTATTGGACTTATGCCAGTCACTGGAATTACCTTACCATTTATTAGCTACGGTGGGTCGTCATTGACGCTCATGCTAGTTGCTATAGGTGTACTTCTAAATATAAGTAGATTTTCAAGGTTGTAA
- a CDS encoding stage V sporulation protein D — MRVSNVTVRKRLVFVLICGLIIFLIIAIRLGYVQFGMGNWLTDRAEDSWSRDIPFEAKRGEILDRNDEILATNVSAPSILVVPRQVKEPADTAEKLANVLNMDRQKAYELITKSASSVRINPEGRKISKEKANEVRSLDLPGVYVAEDSKRHYPNGKFLSHVLGFAGIDNQGLTGLELFYDEYLSGKKGHVSFFSDAKGKRLPDLADEYTPPVDGLNLRLTIDTKVQTIIERELDIAEATYNPDGAIAIAMNPNTGEILGMSSRPHYNPENFREVPPEIYNQNKPVWMQYEPGSTFKIITLAAAIEEGEVDLHKETFNDPGFIEVSGHRLRCWKKGGHGHQTFLEVVQNSCNPGFVVLGERLGKDRLFDYIENFGFGQETGIDLQGEGKGILFKRDRVGPLELATTAFGQGVAVTPIQQVAAVSAAINGGYLYQPFIAKDWVDPTTGQVVNSQAPVSKRRVISEETSKEIRHALESVVALGTGKGAFVDGYRVGGKTGTAQKAKDGRYLENNHIVSFIGMAPADNPEIVVYVAIDNPKGTVQFGGVVAAPIVGKIIGDSLAAMGVEKRSDQIEKEKAWNDEPIVETPDLVGLSIREINQAYYDLKIDASGSGSKVLAQAPEPGVKVKAGSTIRIYMGDKTDTND, encoded by the coding sequence GTGCGAGTGTCCAATGTTACTGTACGAAAACGTTTAGTATTTGTATTAATATGTGGATTAATTATATTCCTTATCATTGCTATCCGCCTTGGGTATGTGCAATTTGGTATGGGGAACTGGCTAACAGATCGAGCAGAAGACTCATGGAGTCGAGATATTCCATTTGAAGCAAAACGTGGAGAAATTTTAGATCGAAATGATGAAATACTAGCTACAAATGTTAGTGCACCATCCATCTTAGTTGTTCCACGTCAAGTCAAAGAACCAGCTGATACTGCAGAGAAATTAGCAAACGTCTTGAATATGGATAGACAAAAAGCCTATGAATTAATTACGAAAAGTGCTTCGTCTGTAAGGATTAACCCTGAAGGTAGGAAAATTTCAAAAGAAAAAGCAAATGAAGTAAGGTCTCTTGATTTACCTGGCGTGTATGTTGCAGAGGATAGTAAAAGACATTATCCGAATGGCAAATTTTTATCACATGTTTTAGGGTTTGCGGGTATTGATAATCAAGGGTTAACAGGACTTGAATTATTTTATGATGAATATTTAAGCGGAAAAAAGGGACATGTTTCGTTTTTTTCGGATGCAAAAGGTAAGAGGTTACCAGATTTGGCAGATGAGTACACTCCTCCAGTAGATGGTCTTAACTTAAGGCTGACAATAGATACTAAAGTGCAAACGATCATTGAACGAGAGTTAGATATTGCAGAAGCAACTTACAATCCAGATGGTGCGATTGCGATTGCGATGAATCCAAATACAGGGGAAATTCTTGGGATGTCAAGTCGTCCTCATTATAACCCTGAAAACTTTAGAGAAGTTCCACCAGAGATCTATAACCAAAACAAGCCAGTGTGGATGCAGTATGAGCCAGGTTCAACCTTTAAGATCATTACGCTTGCAGCTGCTATAGAAGAAGGTGAAGTGGACTTACACAAGGAAACTTTCAATGACCCAGGATTTATCGAAGTATCAGGTCATAGGTTACGGTGTTGGAAAAAAGGTGGGCATGGTCACCAAACGTTTCTAGAAGTTGTTCAAAATTCATGTAACCCAGGCTTTGTTGTCCTTGGAGAACGATTAGGTAAAGATCGATTGTTTGATTATATTGAAAACTTTGGATTTGGCCAAGAAACAGGGATTGACCTTCAAGGTGAGGGAAAAGGAATTCTTTTTAAACGCGATAGAGTAGGTCCATTAGAATTAGCGACAACAGCTTTTGGGCAAGGGGTTGCTGTAACACCTATCCAACAAGTAGCTGCTGTTTCAGCAGCGATTAATGGAGGATATTTGTATCAACCCTTTATTGCAAAAGACTGGGTAGACCCAACAACAGGTCAAGTTGTAAATTCACAAGCACCAGTTTCAAAAAGAAGAGTCATTTCAGAAGAAACATCTAAAGAAATACGTCATGCGCTAGAAAGTGTTGTTGCCCTCGGGACTGGTAAGGGAGCATTTGTCGATGGTTATCGTGTCGGTGGAAAAACAGGAACAGCGCAAAAAGCGAAAGATGGACGATATTTAGAAAATAATCACATAGTCTCATTTATTGGAATGGCTCCAGCGGATAATCCAGAAATCGTTGTATACGTAGCAATTGATAACCCAAAAGGAACGGTTCAATTTGGTGGAGTCGTTGCAGCACCGATTGTCGGTAAAATTATAGGCGATAGTTTAGCTGCAATGGGCGTTGAAAAACGTTCGGATCAGATCGAAAAAGAAAAAGCTTGGAATGATGAGCCTATTGTTGAAACTCCAGATCTTGTTGGACTTTCCATACGAGAAATCAATCAAGCGTATTACGATTTAAAAATAGACGCTTCTGGAAGTGGGTCCAAAGTGTTAGCCCAAGCACCAGAACCTGGAGTAAAAGTAAAAGCAGGTTCAACAATACGTATTTATATGGGTGACAAAACAGACACAAACGACTAA
- a CDS encoding UDP-N-acetylmuramoyl-tripeptide--D-alanyl-D-alanine ligase codes for MKLPGHLIEAISERLLPEKASISFTGVYTDSRQPMENGLFVPIVGERFDGHNFIHSAIEKGANASLWQKDKPIPKNIPENFYLYLVEDTLQALQQLSKAYLKFIDPIVVGVTGSNGKTTTKDLLDAVLSTTYKTYKTQGNFNNHIGLPLTILGMEHDCELLILEMGMSGYGEIELLSNIAEPHFAVVTNIGESHIEQLGSREGIAKAKMEITKGLRRDGKVIIDGDEPLLHSFYSENVSTCGFAHTCKSQIMNISSTEFGYTFSINGEDTLFEVPLLGRHNIKNAAYAIIIGRELGLTEESIQSGLKQVSLTGMRLERLKGLNGSTIINDAYNASPTSMRAAIEAIKELPGFSKRILILGDMYELGPDESALHKSVASVIDKPITHLFTVGEKGQWILDAFNEKKDHTLIVQRFLNKEDIVETALKLLDENTVVLIKASRGLQLETITKHLM; via the coding sequence ATGAAATTACCTGGACATTTAATTGAAGCAATTTCAGAGCGGTTGCTACCAGAAAAGGCAAGTATATCATTTACAGGTGTTTATACGGATAGTCGTCAGCCGATGGAAAATGGGTTGTTTGTTCCGATAGTAGGCGAAAGATTTGATGGGCATAACTTTATTCATTCAGCTATTGAAAAAGGAGCTAATGCCTCCTTGTGGCAAAAAGATAAACCTATCCCGAAAAACATTCCTGAAAACTTTTATCTTTATTTGGTTGAAGATACGTTACAAGCATTACAACAGTTGTCAAAAGCATATTTGAAGTTTATTGATCCAATTGTTGTCGGAGTCACTGGAAGTAATGGGAAAACAACGACGAAAGACTTATTAGATGCGGTTTTATCAACTACGTATAAAACGTATAAAACGCAAGGGAACTTTAATAATCATATTGGTTTACCATTAACAATACTAGGAATGGAACACGATTGTGAACTTCTAATATTAGAGATGGGGATGAGTGGTTATGGAGAAATTGAATTATTAAGTAACATTGCTGAACCTCATTTTGCAGTTGTCACTAATATAGGAGAATCTCATATTGAACAATTAGGAAGCCGTGAAGGAATCGCCAAAGCGAAAATGGAGATAACTAAAGGCTTACGAAGAGATGGAAAAGTGATCATTGATGGAGATGAGCCTTTGCTTCACTCTTTCTATAGTGAGAATGTAAGTACTTGTGGTTTTGCTCATACGTGTAAATCACAAATTATGAATATCTCTTCTACCGAGTTTGGCTATACTTTTTCGATTAACGGGGAAGATACCCTTTTTGAAGTTCCACTCCTCGGTCGTCATAACATTAAAAATGCAGCATATGCCATTATCATTGGAAGAGAACTTGGGTTAACAGAAGAAAGTATTCAGAGTGGGTTAAAACAAGTGAGTTTAACAGGTATGAGGTTAGAAAGACTTAAAGGTTTAAATGGTTCTACCATAATAAATGATGCCTATAATGCAAGCCCAACTTCGATGAGGGCTGCTATTGAAGCGATTAAAGAATTGCCAGGTTTTTCAAAGAGAATCTTAATTTTAGGTGATATGTATGAACTTGGACCTGATGAAAGTGCGCTTCATAAATCGGTAGCTTCTGTGATTGATAAGCCGATTACACATTTATTTACAGTAGGAGAAAAAGGACAATGGATTCTCGACGCATTTAATGAGAAAAAAGACCATACGCTTATAGTACAACGTTTTTTAAATAAAGAAGATATCGTTGAAACTGCTTTAAAACTCTTAGATGAAAATACGGTTGTATTAATTAAAGCTTCAAGGGGACTCCAATTAGAAACGATCACTAAACATTTAATGTAA
- a CDS encoding UDP-N-acetylmuramoyl-L-alanyl-D-glutamate--2,6-diaminopimelate ligase, whose amino-acid sequence MKLDQLVQRLQYANISNAQLNPMISSIEMDSREVQKGSLFICIKGFTVDGHDYVDQAIARGASAVLAEHEIDATVPVITVNDTKRAMAILSNHFYDYPTKKLSLIGITGTNGKTTVTHLIEKVLNDNGETTGLIGTMYTKIGQETFDTKNTTPESLTLQKTFKQMVDNKVDTAIMEVSSHALHLGRVRGCDFNIAVFTNLTPDHLDYHETMEAYKYAKGLLFSQLGNTYDQSTSKIAILNEDDPASEEYKKMTAVQVLTYGINDTSDVQAKNIKMTAAGTTFTLSSPEGSTEINLRLIGKFSVYNALAATAACLVHGISLDNIKQSLESIEGVSGRFETVDVGQDFSVIVDYAHTPDSLENVLTTVNELAKGKIYCVVGCGGDRDRTKRPVMARIAVKYSDHAVFTSDNPRSEQPEAILKDMEVGIQSSNYTSIVDRKEAIEFAIRQATANDVVLIAGKGHETYQIVGKNVFDFDDRQVAQEMIEERMK is encoded by the coding sequence ATGAAATTAGATCAATTAGTACAACGATTACAGTATGCGAATATTTCAAACGCCCAATTAAATCCGATGATTTCATCCATTGAGATGGACTCTAGAGAAGTACAAAAAGGTAGTTTGTTTATTTGTATTAAAGGGTTTACTGTAGATGGGCATGACTATGTAGATCAAGCAATCGCTAGGGGAGCAAGTGCGGTACTGGCTGAACATGAAATAGATGCGACTGTACCTGTCATTACCGTTAACGATACAAAGCGAGCCATGGCTATTCTATCTAATCATTTTTATGATTATCCAACAAAGAAGTTATCGCTAATTGGAATTACAGGAACGAATGGAAAAACGACAGTAACTCATCTCATTGAAAAAGTATTAAATGATAACGGTGAAACCACTGGGTTAATCGGGACGATGTATACCAAGATTGGGCAAGAAACATTTGATACGAAAAATACGACACCAGAATCACTTACACTACAAAAAACATTCAAACAAATGGTAGACAACAAAGTGGATACCGCTATAATGGAGGTTTCTTCCCATGCTCTTCATCTAGGGAGAGTGAGAGGTTGTGACTTCAATATTGCCGTATTCACAAATTTAACACCAGATCACCTTGACTATCATGAAACGATGGAAGCCTATAAATATGCTAAAGGTCTTCTTTTTTCACAACTAGGAAATACATATGATCAGTCAACATCAAAAATAGCAATATTAAATGAAGATGATCCAGCGTCAGAAGAATACAAAAAGATGACGGCGGTTCAAGTTTTGACGTATGGCATTAATGATACCAGTGATGTTCAAGCGAAAAATATTAAAATGACTGCAGCAGGAACTACATTTACGTTATCTTCACCAGAAGGATCTACGGAAATCAACTTGCGTCTAATTGGAAAATTTAGTGTGTATAACGCACTAGCTGCAACCGCAGCTTGTTTAGTACATGGTATCTCTTTAGACAACATTAAACAAAGTTTAGAAAGTATAGAAGGTGTTTCTGGCAGGTTTGAAACAGTTGATGTAGGCCAAGATTTTTCGGTCATCGTAGATTATGCCCATACTCCAGATAGCTTAGAAAATGTTCTAACTACTGTTAATGAGTTAGCGAAAGGGAAAATTTATTGTGTAGTAGGCTGCGGCGGAGATCGGGATCGTACGAAACGTCCAGTTATGGCACGAATCGCTGTTAAATACAGTGATCATGCTGTTTTTACGTCTGACAACCCGAGAAGTGAACAGCCAGAAGCAATTTTGAAAGATATGGAAGTAGGCATACAAAGTTCGAATTATACGTCCATCGTTGATCGGAAAGAAGCCATTGAATTTGCTATTCGACAAGCAACTGCAAATGATGTTGTTTTAATCGCAGGCAAAGGACATGAGACATATCAAATAGTCGGGAAAAACGTCTTTGACTTTGATGACAGGCAAGTAGCACAGGAAATGATCGAGGAGAGAATGAAATGA